The Anaerolineae bacterium genome includes the window AGCGCCTCAACCATTTGTAGCCGGTCTGGCGGCTGACGCCAAACTCCTCACACAGGGCGCTGAAGGGACGGTCCTCTTGATGGACCAGAACTACGAAACGGATGCGTTCTTCCATGGCTGAGCTCTCCTTCCAGGGCATGCTCCCCTCCTGTGTGCGCATGGGGAGTATGCCCCAAGAGTGTCAACCATGTCCTGATAGAAAGTGTCAGCGATGTCGTGATACTGAACATCTCGTATTCGCCCGACCGACCGGTGATGGCGTACAGGCACCGGATCGGCTCATGGGGTAGGCATGCTGCCATCA containing:
- a CDS encoding helix-turn-helix domain-containing protein → MPWKESSAMEERIRFVVLVHQEDRPFSALCEEFGVSRQTGYKWLRR